DNA sequence from the Vibrio sp. BS-M-Sm-2 genome:
CGGTGTGGGGCAATTTTCGTTTTCAAAGCTGCCTAATGTCAGTAGTTGGGGCAAGCCGAGCATTACTGCTCTGATTGATGCGCTAGCAACCAACGGCATGATGTCTGTGCTTGCTGAACCTAACTTGACCGCGATGTCAGGCGAAGATGCGGAGTTTTTGGTTGGTGGGCAAGTACCGCTACCACTGATCACGGCTGACACCACTCAAATCGAATACAAAGATTTCGGTGTAAAACTGAACTTCACCCCAACCGTGCTCAGTCAAAACCGTATCAGCTTAAAAGTAAATCCCGAGGTCAGTAACATCTCAATCGAGAGCCAACAAGTGATAAACGGAACTAACTTCCCTTCTTTTACCACTCGTAGCGCCGCCACCACCATTGAATTGGCAAGTGGGCAGAGCTTTGCTTTAGGTGGGCTATTGAAATCGGAAGACATCGAACAACTACAAAAAGTACCGCTCATCGGTGAGATACCAGTACTCGGTAGCCTGTTCCGCTCGACTGAATTCACTCGTAGAGAAACAGAACTGATCATCATTGTAACGGCTTACCTAGTTCAACCGACTCGTTCGGACTCAATGCCACTACCAACCGATGGCTTAATCCCATTGAGCGATGTTGAACGTTTACTGGCATGGCCAAGAGAGCAACAAAAAACATCAAATAATAAAGCGACTTATACCGACAACCAGAAGCCTCGCTTACTGGGTGACAACGGGTTCTACTACTGAGGACATCATGAACAAATTATCCTTATTACTGCCCGCTCTCTTTGCGCTTGCGGGTTGCGCGCCAACGCCTACAACCCAACAACCTTCTGTGGATGTGGTGTCCGTGACAAACAAGCTGACTTTAACACTGTCGGGTAAAACGTTATCGGCTCAAGAGAAAGCTGATATCTCTGACTTTATTGCTCGCCGAGGCACGCTATCCAACTTAATGGTCAAGATTGAAAATACGACTCAGAAAGGAGAAAGCCAAAGCGAAAAAGTTAGGCTTCATCTGATCGAGTCAGGCCTCTACCCTTCGCAAATTTCAGTGTCAGACACTGCGGCGCAAGGTAAAGGCGACATCACGATTTTTGTTGAATCTTATCGTGCCAAAGTAACGGTATGTGACGCGGGTAAAACACCAAGAACCACACTCAACGCTTATCGTACTCAGCGCAATTTTGGCTGTGCGAATGCCAATGCACTGGCGCAAATGGTCGCAAATCCAAAAGACCTGATAGTTGGTCAGCCCATCGACAGTGCACAAGGACAAAAAGCGGTGTCTAGCATCGATAACTACTTTGCGCCACCAGCACAAAACCAACAGACAAACTCTGGCTCTTCGAATACAACGCTAGGAGGTTCGCAATGAATCAAGTACACAACTTAACGGTACTGATCGCGGCATCGGAGCAACTCGATACATTAGCGCTCACATACACACTGAATGATTTCGGTATCAACAACATCACAACCTCTTCGAATCAAGAAGATGACGTGGTGAGAGAGGTACTTAAGAATGACGTTAAAACCATCTTCCTCGATGTATTGAATAGCGAATTGCCAGAGTCGAAACAGGTTGTGCAACGTTTAATACAACGTACTGGGTGCCAAGTTATCGCGATTGGTCATTCAACCGAAATTTTTGCTTACCGTGGAATGCTCGCATCCGGTGCCAGTGACTATTTAGTCAACCCTGTGACACCACAAGATCTTGAACACGTCTCCTTTGCTGCTTTGCAACTCAACAACGAAAAACGAAATGAAAAAATCGTTTCCATTGTCAGTGCAAAAGGCGGCTCAGGAAGCAGCACCATTATCGCGACTTTATCGCAGCAGCTTGCCGAACTCGATAAACGAGTAACTTGTATGGACCTCGATTTTTCGATGGGTGATTTAGATTTGCTACTCAATGTCGAAGGCAACACGGCGTTGGTCGAGCTTTTACAATACCCAGAAAGATTAGAACCTCTCGTGTTTGAGCGCAGCGGGATCAGTGTGTCACCCGAACACACACTCTTTACCGGTTATCTACCTTTAGACACCACACCATTTTGGCCACAAAAGAGTGCATTCGATCAGTTTACAAAGTTCTGCCTGCAAAGCTCAGACTACTTATTGATCGACATTCCGACCTATTCATTGCGTGACCAGGTTGGCTTTGAAGCGCTTAAAAGTGCCGATATTCGAATCATTGTGGTTGAACCTACACTCAGCTCCATTCGCAATGCCGGTCAGATAATCAAACGACTTCAAAACCAAGCCGCTTCACAAACTATTGTGGTGTTGAACCATTGTAAGTCCGATTCCGCATCCCTTATTTCGGTCAATGATGTGAAGAAATCACTCGGAACATCCGTAGACGTCGTGATTCCGTTTTTGCCTAACCATTTCTTGAGCAAGTCATCGCTTGGTCAGCCTGCCCATAAAGGCAATAGGAAAGTGAAGCTCGCGTTTAACTCTCTACTTGAACTAGTCACTGGTGAGCCGCAACAAGGCAGCCGCCGTTTTTGGAAGCGAGGCGCATAATGTTTGGTCAGAACACACAAGTCATTGATCCAATTGAAGCGAATAGAGTTCGATCGCATGAAGCCCTAACATCAACACCTTCAGTTCGTGAGCATTATCATGTGATCCATGAAGAGGTCATCAAGGCGATCGACCCTTCGGTTGTTGTGAGCTTAAGTGCTTCCGATCTTGAAGCTAGAATTGCCGAAATGGTAGCTGATATCGTGATCTCTAAGCAGTTACCGCTTGGTCACAAAGATGTCGCTCATTCGGTGGAACAACTGCTCAATGAGTTTCTAGGATTAGGCCCACTGCAGCCCTTAATTGAAGACCAAGGCATTACCGACATCATGGTCAATGGGTACCGTGAAGTCTACGTAGAACGCTCAGGAAAATTGCAAAAAACGGCCGTTCAATTTCGTAATGAAGAACAACTACTCAACCTAGCGCGACGCATCGTCAGCAAGGTCGGGCGAAGAATCGATGAATCGAATCCATTAGTCGATGCTCGATTGGATGATGGTAGCCGTGTCAATGTGATGATCCCACCGCTAGCGCTTGATGGAACCTACATTTCCATCCGAAAATTCAATGAGAATAAGCTAACACTCAGCCAATTGGCTCAGTTTGGCGCAATGTCGAAATCGATGGTTAAGCTTATCGATATTATTGTTCGCTCACGCCTTAATGTGCTTGTTGCGGGAGGCACTGGTGCAGGTAAAACCACACTGCTCAACGCGATGTCTTTTAGCATTTCACCTCAAGAACGCATCATTACCATTGAAGACACCGCAGAACTGCGTCTACAACAGCCTCATGTTGTGCGCGCTGAAACTCGCCCAGCCAATGCCGAAGGCTTAACGCCAATTACCCAGCGAGAGTTGGTGCGAAATGCTCTACGTATGCGACCAGATCGCATCATTTTAGGCGAAGTTCGTGGTGATGAAGCCTTTGAGATGATGCAGGCAATGAACACCGGCCATGATGGTTCACTGTGTACATTGCACGCAAACTCGGCAACTGACGCGCTGGTTCGCATGGAAAACATGTTGATGATGAGCCAAGCGACTCTCCCTCTATTCTCATTACGTCGCCAAATCGCAGACACCATCGATGTGGTTATACAAGTCGAAAGAATGCGTGATGGCAAAAGACGCATTGTTTCGATCACCGAGGTGCAAGGGTTAGAAGGAGAACAATACATCACTCAAGACTTGTTCAAATTCAAACCTTTATCGGAGGATCAACAAAGCAACCTGATTGGCGAATACAAGAGTGCTAAGTGCGTACCAAGCTTCAATGAAAAAGCCAAATACCACCAACTCGATGTTCAACTAAGAGTAGCGATGGAGCTTGAAGCCTAATGATCTTAGTTCTCACTGTTTTCGTTTTATTTATCGCGATCGGGTTAATCAGGTTGAGCTCAAAGCAAGCCATCGTCAATAAACGGCTGTTATTGGTAAGCGGCAGTCAACGCTCGCTTACAGCTGACGTTTCAATCAAAAAAACCAACCACCAGCGCAGCAACAAACTGCATGCTTTCTTTTTACGAATGAATGCATTGCTGCCAGTTTGGGATAAGTACTTCATTGCTTTATCAGCTATCGGTTTCCCAGCATCAGGCCACATGTTATTTCCCCAACTGGCAATACATCATCAACTTTTCGCCGCTGTTGGACTTTGGTTTGTATGCACATGTGCCTTGGTGATGTACCGCCGAAAAATGCAGGTAGAAGAGTTCGAACAAGGCATCATCAATGTACTTGGCTTAATTTCTAGAGCTGTGGCTGCGGGGCTCTCAGTCCCACAAGCGATTGAACAAGTGTCAGAAACCCAACCAGGGTTGTTAGGACGTGAGTTCTCCTATATTCGCGATAACTTAACGCTCGGTTTAAGCCTTCGACAAAGCCTCGATGATGCATGCGTTCGCCTTCCTTACAGCAGTTTCCGCTACTTCTCGGTCGCGTTAATCCTGAATCAATCGAATGGTGGCCAACTGCGCGACATTCTTCAAAGTTTGAGCAGAACCATGCATGACAACCGAGCCATGAGAAAAAAGGTCAAGAGCTTAACCTCGGAGCCTCGTATGACAGCCTTCTTTCTCTCAATCTTACCCTTGGGGTTATTGGGTGGTATCTATTTAATGGAACCCACCATGATAGTCCAATTGTTCAACACAGAATCGGGACAGCGTGTACTGACCTACGCCGTCATCAGTATCAGCTCAGGCACACTCATTTTGAACGCTCTGACTCGTAACAAAAGGTTCTCATCATGATGTATGTTGCCTTGCTTCTGTTGGGATGTGCATTACTACTGACAGTTGTCGCACACTTGTCTTCTTTCAAACGAGATGTTGTCGCTGAACGACTGACTCGCGTATCGAGCTACTCCTCTAAGTACACCACCGCTTCTAGCAACTGGCGCTTCCAAGGTGCAAAACCACGACGCCAGAAGTTAACCCTCATTGGCTGGTTGAGTCCTAATGCAGAGATCTACTTTCTTGGCTTAAGACTACTGACGATGGTGACGGGCTCTATTGCTTGGTATGTCACTCGAATCCAAGTGCTTAGCATGAACTCTGTGGCCGAATGTATTGCAATCGCCATTGTGGTCGGCATCCTGTTCGACCGCATTCTAGATTGGCGCGTGAACCAAGTCCGAATGCAAATTAGCCGCGTTATTCCTGATGCTGTCGATCTGATGGTGGTATGTGTCGCATCAGGTCTAACACTCGAAGCGGTATTTCGCTGTGTCGGTGAAGAAATGCGTGCTATCTCTCCAGCGTTATCACGCGAATGGCTACTCACTGCGACTGAAATATCGGTTCTTGATTCACCACAAACGGCACTTTCAAACCTAGACAAACGAGTGCAGCTTCCTGACATCAACAATATTGTGACCACCATGAATCAAGCACTTCAATACGGCACGCCTCTCGCTGAAGCGTTAAAGCTGATTGCCTCTGATAGCCGCCAATATCACTTCTTAGAGCTTGAAGAATGGGTAGGAAAAATACCAGCCAAGATGTCATTCCCTTTAGTGGTCTTCATCATGCTACCTGTCGTGGGCATTATTGTCGTGCCAATCATGTTATCCCTTAAACAAACTCTGGGGGGCTTATGAACAAGATCGTTATCTTGGGGTTAGCGCTAATTTTAGTCGGCTGTCAATCAACAAATAGCATTGAAAAAGAGACTTCTGAAGACATGAAAGTCGCCGAGGTTGCACTGATGAATGGCAAACCAGAAAGTGCCATGGTTCTTTACCGAAAGATGCTGATATCGAAGCCTGATGACCCACAGTTACTATTGCTAATGGGGTCCGCTGCGAATCAAGCGAGTCGTTATGATGAGGCGCTTCATTACCTAAAGCGTGGTATCGAACTTAATCAATCGAGCGCGATTTACAGAGAACTTGGCCGCGCGTGGTTGGCGCTTGGTGAGCTTGAACAAGCCACATCAGCACTCGAAGAATCTGTCAGATTAGTTACAACTGATGATGTCGCCCACAACAGTCTAGGCGTAAGTTACTCGCTCAATAAGCAGTATTCAAAAGCGCGTGAATCTTACTCTCATGCCCTTAGTTTGATGCCATCCAGTAATGAGTATCGCAACAACTTAGCCATGGCTTGGATACTCGATGGCAAACCAGAGCAAGGGATCCGAATTCTGCACCCGATCTTTGTCCGAGGTGAAGCGAGCGTAAAACTGCAACTCAATCTAGCACTGGCTTATGCGCTTTCTGGAGACAGTGATTCAGCGAAAAGTATCGCTCGTGCACATCTATCTCAACCTGAGTTCGCCAACAATAGTCTGTATTACCAAGAGCTTGCTGCTAAAACTGAGCAAGGAGAACTGTGATGCTCTCTCGTCAAAAAGGGGCGCAGACCGTCGAGTTTGCAATGTTGGTGGTACCGTTCCTGATACTCATCATCGGTTTCTTTGAGATCTGCCGCCTGCTGTTGGTCAACATCATCCTTGATGTAGCCGTTAATGCGGGGGTTCGTGAGGCCAAGACACGGCCGATTAGTCCTATTTCAGACCAAGCTTTTGCCGAGACCATCGCAAAGTTCCCACTGATAGATAAGAGCAAGCTCGTCTTGGATCCATCGCCGCTATACGCCGAAAACTTCTCAGATTTAGTTAATGAGAAACCAGTATCCAAAAGCAGAGCAGTGTTAGGCGAGTACAAGGTGTCTTACTCATTTTCATTTGCCTTATTACCTAATCTATCAACTCAGTTTTCTGAGTCTATCGGCAACATGACAACCTTGAAAAGAAAGGTACTGGTTAGTTATGACAACAAATAAAACACCTCGAAAAAAACAAGCGGGTTCAGCAGCGATTGAGTTCCCCTTTGTTGTGCTCGCACTCATGATCATTTTGTGGGGGCTTGTTGCCGTCTATCGCTTATTCAGCCTGCAGACTCAACTCGACAACGTGACATATAACCTAGTGAATGCTGTCTCCCTGACGCAACTAAAACCAGAGCAAGGCCCAAACGGATTACCTAATACGTTAAAGAATCAGCTTCTCGCTCTCGCCGAGCGTTATCTTCCGCAAGACATTGAACGTAACGATATTGGGTTGTTACTTGAGAGCCGTGTATTTGATACAGCCGCTTCGAACTGGGAATACAAGCACATCCATGCCGGGATCACCTGTCAAAGCGACACACCTATCGAACAACTAACGGCACTTGTCGTAGAAGGTAGCGGCGACCCTGCGTTAGATGGAAGACCATCCACCTTGGTTCAACTCACTTTATGTGTGAATACACCGTTTGATTACAAGCGACTCGATCCTCCTAAAACACTCTCAAGTTCATCAGCCGTGATAGGAAAGCATTATGGTTAAACCAATATTCGGCAGCATTGCGCTTAAAAAACAGCAAGGCTCCATGACCATTTCATTGTTGGCGTTACTGTTTCCCGCGCTTTTCATCGCCGTTGGCACTCTGATGATCACGGCACAAGTGATGGTTTCAAACCGAGCTGCGCAAGCCGCCGATTCGGCCGCATTAGCTTGTGCCTTTGCTGATACAGCCACACACCCAATGATGTTGGCTTACCAAGATTACTATAAGCCAACCCTAAACGGGGTGAGTGGCTTACAACCAGAAAACCCAGGCTCAAGCTGCCGTATTAGCCTAGGTTATTCATTGTCACCGATACTGCCCAACTTTAAATATGAGAGCTATGCAAACAAGGTAACGGCAACGGGTGGAGGTTATAAAGGTGTGGTTGAAAGCAAGCAATCCTCGATTCCAACGGAGCTGGTTTTAGTACTTGATGTGTCTGGATCGATGGGTTCAAACATCCAGTCATTGAAATCCATTTTATCCAATGCTTTGAATACGATTCAATCTCAGAGCAAGAACGTTAACGATTTAGATTCAGTAAGAATTTCAATCGTTCCTTTCGACTCTGGCGTTGCAGCGCAGCGCCCACCTTGGTTATCCAAAGAAGCAGCCGGAATCTACTGTATCGATGGGCTTAGCTATCGTAGTGGCAATTTCTCTGCGGCACTGACCGTCGATAACCTAGCGACGCTTCACTCAGAGCGACCGGTGAAATTTACACCGCCAAGTCAATGGTTAAGCGACTGTAATCAAAATTCACCAATGCTGCCATTGACCAACGTATTTTCCCGCGTCCAAAACTCGATAAACAGCCTAACAGCAAATGGCGGTACTCGCTCTTATCACGGTTTGGTATGGGGAGTGAGACAGCTTATCCCACGCTGGCAACAAGCATGGGGATTGAACGCCAGCACAGTACCCGAAACCAGAAGAAAATTGGTGCTTTTTACCGACGGTGATGACAGTGGAGACGCGTTTATCCAACTGGTTAACGCCGGGTTCTGTACTACCGCAATCAATCAATATGGCATCGAAATGAACTTCATCGGCTATGGCGTCAGCCCTTCTCGAATCGCTCAATTCGAGAACTGTGCCGGGGATCCACAACGCGTGTTTAGTGCCACCAGCACGGCTCAGCTCAACGAGTACTTTTCCGATATTTTAGCCGTTGAATACTCGGCAACCATCAAACTCACTCGCTAATCCAAACAAAGCGTTTGATTGGAAACACCTGAATTTAAGCATTGAATTAAAAACAAACAAGTTAAAAACAATATGGAGAAAAACATGTTTACACGAGCCCTAGCACTATTGGCGCTGTGCCTTTCTTTACCTGCATTGGCTTATCAAGAAGGGGATTCGTTGTCGCCAGACGTCATAGAAAAACTTCAACTCAACAAGGATGAACTGACCATTGTCGACTTCTTTGCAGAGTGGTGCGTGTCTTGCCGTGAAGAGCTACCAGAAGTCAATCAACTCTACACCGAACTCAAAGGCACAGGCGTCACGTTTAAAGGCGTTGATGTGGATGAAGATGTTGAGGTTGGCTTGGAGTTTCAAAAACAACTCGGACTGGAGTTCCCTGTTGTTAACGACCCTGAACAAGCGTTGATCGCAGAGTTTAAACCTATCGGCATGCCTGCGCTTTACTACATCTACCAAGGCAAGGTTATCAAGATTCGTTTTGGTGCCATTAACCACATTAGTGATGTGATTACTGATGACCTCACCAAGATGGGAGTGCAACTGTAATGTTAATCAAAGTCACCCTCGTTGGGCTACTCGCTATTCCAATGACGGCTAATGCCACGCTAGAACTCGACCTCAGTGGTCTGGGCAAAAAGCCCGTTGAGCAACAAGCCACTGACAAAAACGAAGGTCCTATCGTTGAAGAAGAGATCATCTCCAGCACCGTTTATTCAAGTGGCGGTGATTATTCAAACCAAGAAGCAAAACGTGCAACCAGACGAAACATTGAAATGGTGAAACCCAAGGCAAAGCAACTGGTTATCGAACAGAAAGCACCAGAAGAGAGTAACAAACCTTCTGCTTTGGCTTTCGTTGATGAGTTTCTTGGTATTGAACCTGTAAAGCCTTGGGAAAAAGGCACATTGGCTCAAAAAGAGATGAAACCCGGCGGCACAGTGCCTGAGTTCGACGTCTTTTCTGAAAAGGTCTTCGCTTACAAACAAGGTTCCGTCGGCGGCAGTGGCGTTGGTGGCGGAGGTTGTGGTTGTAACTAACCGCTCCTTCAACGAATAAATCAGTACTTCAAAACAAAATAAGAACAAAATGAAAAAATTACCAATTACGCTGCTGAGTGCAGCGGCAGTGGCTAACGTGGCATTAGCTGAAGATCATATCTCTGTTCACTACCTGAGCTATGAGGAATACGATGACAGAGTATCAGCCAATGACACCATGGTTTCGATTGAGAAAAGTATCGGCTTAGATTGGACACTCAACGCAGAGATAAGCTACGACAGTGTTTCAGGCGCCTCTCCAGCATGGGGGCCTACAACACCTCCTGCTTCCAATGCCGATCAGGTAAACCGCGCCCTGAAAACTCAACAAGCACAAAATAAAACCGACGAGGTTATTCGTGCAGGCTATGATCCTCACCGCAGTGGCTATGAAATCCAAAAAGTAGGCCTTGAAGACACTAGAAAATCCATCAGCTTAAGCGCGACCTATCGCGATACCTTACGTAATGAATGGACTCTCGGTGGTAACGCCTCTCAAGAAGAAGATTACGAAAGCCTTGGTATCAATGCCAAAGGTTTGGTCTATGCCGATAGCACTAAAAACCGCTCTTACAGTCTAGGTGGCTCTGCCCTTTTCGATCAGACTCAAGCGTTCGGCAAATACTCGTTGGCTTCATCAAACAGCCAGAGCTGGGAAGACATTTTCACGGGCAGTTTAGAAGCCGGATTATCACAAACCTTCACGCCGAATCTATACAGCATTTTTACTGCTTACACGGGTTACCGCAGTGGCTATTTGAGCAATCACTATTTAACGGTTCTGCGTGAAGTCGATATCAACGACGACGGAAAGATCGATGATGATGAAGTGTTCTTGGGACAAGATTCTCGACCGGATACGCGACTCTCTGGCGGTATTAATATCCAAGCTTTTTACTCATTGTCCGACAGTCTAAAAATCCGACCAAGATACAAATGGTTTATGGATGATTGGGGCGTAATGTCTCACCAGTTAGGCGGCAAATTATCTTGGCGAGTGAGTGAATGGTTAACCTTGGCACCGGGCTATTTTTGGTACACGCAAGATGCAGCCGATTTCTATCGCGATCCAAGTAGTGCCGATCCTTCTTTTGCCTCGTCAGGTTACGCGACTTCAGACCTTCGCTTAGGCAACTTCACAGCCAATGCTTATGAACTGGGTGCGAGTATCAAGGTACATAAGAAATTACGCTTAAATGCGCTTGCTGCGTATTACGAACAGAGCAACGGTTTTGAAGCGCAGTGGTGGGCTGTTGGAGCAACCTATGAGTTCTAACCTGCCCTTTGTACATCGCTTTCATGCCATGACCGTACCGTGTGAAGTGCAAATTTTGTCGATGAATTTGGCTAACTTTCCAGAGGCAAGCGCAACAGAAATAGCGACTGAGATAGAGCAAAACACACGCCGATTGGAAGACAAATATAACTTCTACTGCGACGAATCATGGCTAACACAATGCATTAATCAGCGAGCATCATGTGATGTCGAACTCGATTCCGAATCTGCCGAGGTTTTTCAACATCTCGACCGATTAAGTCAACTGACCTTCGATACCTTTGATACTACGGTTGGCAGCATCAAACATCTTTTAAAACAAAAGCCGAAGATGTTGCACAGCCACGCCTTCCAAGCCCTGTCTTCTGCTTTGGGTAAGCAAGCGTGGGAGCTGAAAGGAGCAATGGATCAAAAAGGGGCCGTAGATCTACAAGGGACCCTCGATCTACAAAGGACAAGGCTACACGTCCCTGACTCACGCACTCGTTTCGATTTCGGCGGCGTCATTAAAGAGTACGCCGTCGACCAAGCCGTAGCGATCGGAAAACAACTCGGCGCGACGTCGATGTTAGTGAATTTTGGCGGTGACATCTATGCGTTAGGCACCAAACCGGATGGCTCGGCATTTAACATTGCTGTATTAGATCCAAGAGACAACAAGACCCCATTTTTCGCCGTTCCGTTAACGAACGCAGCGCTCACGACCTCAGCTCACAGTGAACGCCAAGTGCAATTTGGTGACAAGACCACCTCTCATATTCTGTCAAAGCAAGATGTCGAGAAGAAGATCCTTTCTGTTACCGCTATCTCGTCGTCCACATTGGAAGCCGGCGTGCTCAGTACTT
Encoded proteins:
- a CDS encoding DUF3570 domain-containing protein, whose amino-acid sequence is MKKLPITLLSAAAVANVALAEDHISVHYLSYEEYDDRVSANDTMVSIEKSIGLDWTLNAEISYDSVSGASPAWGPTTPPASNADQVNRALKTQQAQNKTDEVIRAGYDPHRSGYEIQKVGLEDTRKSISLSATYRDTLRNEWTLGGNASQEEDYESLGINAKGLVYADSTKNRSYSLGGSALFDQTQAFGKYSLASSNSQSWEDIFTGSLEAGLSQTFTPNLYSIFTAYTGYRSGYLSNHYLTVLREVDINDDGKIDDDEVFLGQDSRPDTRLSGGINIQAFYSLSDSLKIRPRYKWFMDDWGVMSHQLGGKLSWRVSEWLTLAPGYFWYTQDAADFYRDPSSADPSFASSGYATSDLRLGNFTANAYELGASIKVHKKLRLNALAAYYEQSNGFEAQWWAVGATYEF
- a CDS encoding FAD:protein FMN transferase yields the protein MSSNLPFVHRFHAMTVPCEVQILSMNLANFPEASATEIATEIEQNTRRLEDKYNFYCDESWLTQCINQRASCDVELDSESAEVFQHLDRLSQLTFDTFDTTVGSIKHLLKQKPKMLHSHAFQALSSALGKQAWELKGAMDQKGAVDLQGTLDLQRTRLHVPDSRTRFDFGGVIKEYAVDQAVAIGKQLGATSMLVNFGGDIYALGTKPDGSAFNIAVLDPRDNKTPFFAVPLTNAALTTSAHSERQVQFGDKTTSHILSKQDVEKKILSVTAISSSTLEAGVLSTSLTLNPNISVPEDSAVIYIDDQLHIHQNTEFLHP